Proteins encoded in a region of the Phacochoerus africanus isolate WHEZ1 chromosome 8, ROS_Pafr_v1, whole genome shotgun sequence genome:
- the PSMD7 gene encoding 26S proteasome non-ATPase regulatory subunit 7 produces the protein MPELAVQKVVVHPLVLLSVVDHFNRIGKVGNQKRVVGVLLGSWQKKVLDVSNSFAVPFDEDDKDDSVWFLDHDYLENMYGMFKKVNARERIVGWYHTGPKLHKNDIAINELMKRYCPNSVLVIIDVKPKDLGLPTEAYISVEEVHDDGTPTSKTFEHVTSEIGAEEAEEVGVEHLLRDIKDTTVGTLSQRITDQVHALKGLNSKLLDIRSYLEKVATGKLPINHQIIYQLQDVFNLLPDVSLQEFVKAFYLKTNDQMVVVYLASLIRSVVALHNLINNKIANRDAEKKEGQEKEDSKKDRKDDKEKEKDKEKSDVKKEEKKEKK, from the exons ATGCCGGAGCTGGCTGTGCAGAAGGTGGTGGTCCACCCCCTGGTGCTGCTCAGTGTGGTGGATCATTTCAATCG aaTAGGCAAGGTTGGAAACCAGAAGCGTGTTGTTGGTGTGCTTTTGGGGTCATGGCAAAAGAAAGTACTTGATGTATCCAACAGTTTTGCAG tcCCTTTTGATGAAGATGACAAAGATGATTCTGTCTGGTTTCTAGACCATGATTATTTGGAAAACATGTATGGCATGTTTAAGAAGGTCAATG CCAGAGAAAGAATAGTCGGGTGGTACCACACAGGCCCTAAACTGCACAAGAATGACATCGCCATCAACGAGCTCATGAAGAGATACTGCCCTAACTCG GTATTAGTCATCATTGACGTGAAGCCGAAAGACCTGGGCCTGCCTACGGAAGCATATATTTCGGTGGAAGAAGTTCATGAC GATGGAACTCCAACCTCGAAAACATTTGAGCATGTGACGAGTGAAATTGGAGCAGAGGAAGCTGAGGAAGTTGGAGTGGAACACTTGTTACG AGACATCAAAGACACGACAGTGGGCACGCTTTCCCAGCGGATCACAGACCAGGTCCACGCTTTGAAGGGACTCAACTCCAAGCTCCTGGATATCAGGAGCTACCTGGAGAAAGTGGCCACCGGCAAGCTGCCCATCAACCACCAGATCATCTACCAGCTGCAGGACGTCTTCAACCTGCTGCCAGATGTCAGCCTGCAGGAGTTTGTCAAGGCCTTTTACCTGAAGACCAACGACCAGATGGTGGTGGTGTATTTGGCCTCACTGATCCGCTCCGTCGTCGCCTTGCACAACCTCATCAACAACAAGATTGCCAACCGGGACgcagagaagaaagaggggcaggaaaaagaagacagcaaaaaggatagaaaagatgacaaggagaaggagaaagacaaggaaaagagtgatgtaaagaaagaagagaaaaaggagaaaaaataa